From the genome of Seriola aureovittata isolate HTS-2021-v1 ecotype China chromosome 6, ASM2101889v1, whole genome shotgun sequence, one region includes:
- the ddx49 gene encoding probable ATP-dependent RNA helicase DDX49 codes for MGDFSSLGLSDWLIKQCKQLGINKPTAVQENCMPAILEGRDCMGCAKTGSGKTAAFVLPVLQKLSEDPYGIFCLVLTPTRELAYQIAEQFRVLGKPLGLRDCIIVGGMDMVSQALELSNQPHVVVATPGRLADHIRSSNTFSMSKIQFLILDEADRLLEQGCTDFTKDLEVIMGILPAKRQTLLFSATLTDTLQELKKIAMNKPFFWESKSETRTVEELDQRYILTPEKVKDAYLVHLIQTFTDEHDDWSIIIFTNTCKNCQILTMMLREFNFPTISLHSMMKQKQRFANLAKFKASVYKILIATDVASRGLDIPTVQVVINHNTPGLPKIYIHRVGRTARAGRNGVSITLVTQYDIHLVHSIEEQTQTKLKEYPVQEKQVLKILTQVNVTRRECEIKLESTDFDEKKEINKRKQLILEGKDPDLEAKRRAELEKIRSQKKKFKQKIQESIQRQKDAQLKKKLMKRKQRKKQKAVQATA; via the exons ATGGGTGACTTTTCGTCGCTGGGGCTCTCAGACTGGCTCATTAAGCAGTGTAAACAGCTGGGAATCAACAAACCCACTGCTGTCCAGGAAAACTGCATGCCAGCTATCCTAGAAG GTCGGGATTGCATGGGCTGTGCCAAGACTGGAAGCGGGAAGACAGCAGCGTTTGTGCTGCCAGTGCTGCAGAAACTGTCAGAGGATCCATATGGTATCTTCTGCCTCGTGCTCACTCCCACCAG GGAGCTGGCCTATCAGATCGCTGAGCAGTTTCGAGTCTTGGGGAAGCCTCTGGGTCTGAGGGACTGCATTATCGTCGGCGGAATGG ACATGGTGAGCCAGGCCCTGGAGCTGTCCAACCAGCCACATGTGGTTGTAGCGACGCCGGGCCGCCTGGCCGATCACATCCGCAGCTCCAACACTTTCAGCATGAGCAAGATCCAGTTCCTG attttGGACGAAGCGGACCGGCTGTTGGAGCAGGGCTGTACTGACTTCACCAAAGACCTGGAGGTGATCATGGGGATTTTACCAGCCAAACGGCAGACGCTGCTGTTCAGCGCCACGCTCACCGACACGCTGCAGGAGCTGAAGAAAATCGCCATGAACAAGCCTTTCTTCTGGGAGAGCAAGTCAGA GACACGAACAGTGGAGGAGCTGGACCAGAGGTACATCCTCACTCCGGAGAAGGTGAAGGACGCCTACCTGGTCCACCTGATCCAGACGTTCACTGATGAGCATGACGACTGgtccatcatcatcttcaccaaCACGTGCAA gaattGCCAAATCCTCACCATGATGCTGCGGGAATTTAACTTTCCAACAATCTCCCTGCACTCCATGATGAAACAG AAACAACGATTTGCAAACCTCGCCAAGTTTAAGGCCAGCGTCTACAAAATCCTGATTGCGACAGATGTAGCTTCCAG GGGTTTGGATATTCCGACTGTCCAGGTCGTCATCAACCATAACACCCCCGGCCTTCCCAAGATCTACATCCACAGAGTCGGGCGAACAGCAAGAGCAG GGAGGAACGGAGTGTCCATCACACTGGTGACACAGTACGACATCCACCTGGTCCACTCCATCGAAGAACAGACTC AGACAAAGCTGAAGGAATATCCTGTGCAGGAGAAACAAGTCCTGAAGATCCTCACGCAGGTCAACGTGACCAGACGGGAGTGTGAAATA AAACTCGAGTCAACAGACTTTGATGAGAAGAAGGAGATCAACAAGAGGAAACAGCTGATCTTGGAGGGGAAG GATCCGGACCTGGAGGCCAAGAGGAGGGCTGAGCTGGAGAAGATCAGGAGCCAGAAGAAGAAGTTCAAACAGAAAATCCAGGAGAGCattcagagacagaaagatgctcagctgaaaaagaaactgatgaagagaaaacaaagaaaaaagcaaaaagccgTGCAGGCAACAGCGTGA